The Comamonas testosteroni genome contains the following window.
CAGCCGCGCGCAATCGTCCTCGCTGACCAGGTCGATCTTGTTGAGCACGATCACATCGCAGAACTCCACCTGCTCGATCAGCAGGTCGACCACGGTGCGGGCATCCTCCTCGCCCAGGGACTCGCCGCGCGAGCGCAGGCTGTCCCTCGAGCCGTAGTCATGCAGGAAGTTGAAGGCATCGACCACGGTGACCATGGTGTCCAGTCGCGCCACGTCGCCCAGGCTGCGGCCGTCCTCGCCCGCGAAGGTGAAGGTCTCGGCCACGGGCAAGGGCTCGGAAATGCCGGTGGACTCGATCACCAGCTGGTCGAAACGGCCCTCGCGCGCCAGCCGGTCCACCTCCAGCAGCAGGTCCTCGCGCAGCGTGCAGCAGATGCAGCCGTTGCTCATCTCCACCAGCCGTTCCTCGGTGCGCGACAGGCCCGCGCCGCCATCACGCACCAGGGCCGCGTCGATGTTGACCTCGGACATGTCGTTGACGATGACCGCCACGCGCCGGCCCTCGCGGTTGTGCAGGATGTGGTTGAGCAAGGTCGTCTTGCCCGCGCCCAGAAAGCCGGACAGCACGGTCACGGGCAGCCGGGCATGCGGCGGCGGCACCTGCGCTTCGGTATGCATCATGGAATCTCGAAAAAGCGAATCTAGAAAAGCACAATCTCAGCGGCGCTCAGGCGCGGGCTGGCGCGCATGCCGTGCATTTGCCATGCAACTCGATGTTGGAATGCCCCAGGGCAAAGCGGTTGTTCCGCGCCCAGTGGTCCAGGCAGTGCCCCAGCTGTTCATCGATGAACTCGTCCACATGGCCGCATCCGTCACAGATGGCGAAAGCCGTCATGCCGTGGTCGCAACCCGGGGGATGCGCACAGCACACATAGGCGTTCATCGACTCCAGCCGATGGACCAGCCCCCGCTCGGCCAGCTTGTCCAGGGCGCGGTAGACCTGGGTGGGGGCGCTCAGGCCCTGGCTCCGAAGCTGGTCGAGCAGCGCATAGGCGGAGAGTGGGGCCGCGGCTTGCTGGAGGGTGTCGAGCACCCGTTGCTGGTGGGCGGTCAATGGCATGGTGATTTCCTCTTGAGCGGGTGGCGAGCGTGGCAAACCTTTTTGCACGCAGCGCGCCACGCATTTGTTAAGTTATAACATAACAAATACCCAATGCGCACCGACTGCGCCCCATGACCGGCATCGATGCGCCCAAGCAATTGACAACAAGTCACCAATATTGGAAACTTGTTGTCAATATAAGGAACCACTTCGATGCCACAAACCAAAGTCGATCGGCTGACCTCCACCACGCTGGCCGTATTCCGCCTCAACGGCCTGCTGATCCATTGGGGAGATCGCTTCAGCGAATCCCAGGGGCTCACCAGCGCGCGCTGGCAGATGCTGGGGGCACTGGCGCTCGCGGACCAGGCGCTAAGCGCCCCGCAGATCGGAGACAGGATGGGCGTGACCCGGCAGGCCGCACAGCGGCAATTGAACCTGCTCCTCGACGAAGGCATGGTCGAGGCGCTGGCCAATCCCCAGCACAAACGGTCGCCGCTGTATGCCCTGACACCGCAGGGATGCAAGGCATACGATGCACTGGACCAGCGGTGGCAGGCGCATGTGAAGCAACTGTCCCGCCATTTCGAGGAGGCCGATCTGGTCACGACGCTGAATGTCCTGCAGTCGCTTGCGGCTGCCCACGCCACCCCGCAGGAGCCGTCCGATGCCACGTAAGACCCTGCAGCGGCTGCATGGAACCGCGGCCATGGCAGCCTTGCTGCTGATCGCTGTTTTCTGGTCCATGTCCCTCGTCTCCTGGCTTTGGCTGGGACCCGATGGCACGCGGGCCGTCAAGCAGTCCATCGCCTACGCGCTGCCAGTCCTGGTGCTGGCCATGGCCGTGACCGCCGGCACCGGTGCCCGGCTCGCAGGGGCGGCCCACCCTCCTCTCATCCTGCGCAAGAAGCGCCGCATGCCCTTCGTGGCAGCCAATGCCCTGCTGGTTCTCATCCCTGCGGCGCTTTGGCTGCACTGGCGGGCGCAAAGCGGCACATTCGGCACAGGCTTCCATGCCGTACAGGCTGCGGAGTTGCTGGCCGGCCTGTGCAATCTGGCGCTGCTCGGCCTCAACGCGAGGGATGGACTGCGGCTCGGCCGACGCCACCCTGCGACCTGAGGCCGGGTTCAAACCGAAAGCGCAATTCGCTCACGCAACCACTGGTGTGCCGGATCGCGACGACAGCCCCCATGCCAGAGCATCAGCATCTCGAAGCCTGGCACCCGGATCGGAGACTCGACCAACGTGAATCCTGGCTCGCCCCAATGCGGCGGGCCACCGCGGATGAGTCAACCCCGGGCGCCCTGCATGCCTGCGGCTCCCGCATGAAAAAGGCCGGCCACCCTCTCGGGCGGCCGGCCTTGCGGCATGCCAGCCGGGGCCTGGCCCCGGCGCAGTCTCTTACACCAGCGCGTCGATCGCGGCGTTGAAGGTGGCGCTGGGGCGCATCACGGCGTCCAGCTTGGCCACGTCGGGCATGTAGTAGCCGCCGATATCGGCAGCCTTGCCTTGCACTTCCTTCATCTCGGCCACGATCTTGGCTTCGTTCTCAGCCAGGCTCTTGGCCAGAGGTGCGAACTTGGCCGCCAGTGCTGCATCTTCGGTCTGAGCAGCCAGAGCCTGGGCCCAGTACAGAGCGATGTAGAACTGCGAACCACGGTTGTCCAGCTCGCCGGTGCGGCGCGAAGGCGACTTGTCTTCGTCCAGCAGCTTGCCGGTGGCTTCGTCCAGAGTCTTGGCCAGCAGCTTGGCGCGGGCATTGTTTTCCTTGATGCCCAGGTCTTCAAACGAGACGGCCAGAGCCAGGAATTCACCCAGCGAGTCCCAGCGCAGGTGGTTTTCTTCCACCAGTTGCTGCACATGCTTGGGAGCGGAGCCGCCAGCACCGGTTTCGTACATACCGCCACCAGCCATCAGAGGCACGATGGACAGCATCTTGGCCGATGTGCCCAGTTCCAGAATCGGGAACAGGTCGGTCAGGTAGTCACGCAGAATGTTGCCGGTCACCGAAATAGTGTCCAGACCGCGGGCCACGCGCTCCAGCGTGTAGCGCATCGCGCGCACTTGCGAGAGGATGTGGATTTCCAGGCCGTTGGTGTCGTATTCCTTCAAGTAGGTCTGCACCTTCTTGATCAGCTCGGCTTCGTGGGGGCGATAGGGGTCCAGCCAGAACACGGCAGGCATGCCGGAGTTGCGGGCACGGGTCACAGCCAGCTTCACCCAGTCACGGATAGGAGCATCCTTGACCTGGCACATGCGCCAGATGTCGCCAGCTTCCACGTTCTGGCTCAGCAGCACTTCGCCGGTGGCGATGTCCACGATGTTGGCCACGCCGTCTTCGACGATCTCAAACGTCTTGTCGTGCGAGCCGTACTCTTCGGCCTTTTGCGCCATCAGACCCACGTTGGGCACGGTGCCCATGGTCTTGGGGTCGAAGTTACCGTGCCACTTGCAGAAGTTGATCACTTCCTGGTAGATACGGGCAAAGGTGGACTCAGGCATCACGGCCTTGCAGTCGTAAGGCTTGCCGTCAGCGGCCCACATCTTGCCGCCCACGCGAATCATGGCAGGCATGGAAGCATCCACGATCACGTCGTTGGGCGAATGGAAGTTGGTGATGCCCTTGGCGGAATCGACCATGGCCAGACGCGGACGGTGCTCCTGGCACTTGTGCAGGTCACGGATGATTTCTTCGCGCTGCGAAGCAGGCAGGGTCTCAATCTTCTCGTACAGATTGGCCATGCCGTTGTTCACGTTCACGCCCAGCTGATCAAACAGCTTGCCGTGCTTTTCGAAGGCTTCCTTGTAGAAAATCTTCACGCAGTGGCCGAACACGATGGGGTGGGATACCTTCATCATGGTTGCCTTCACGTGCAGCGAGAACAGGATGCCCGACTCGCGGCAGTCTTCGATTTCCTTTTCATAGAAGGCGCACAGGGCCTTCTTGCTCATGAACATGGAATCGATCACTTCTGCAGCCTGCAGCTTGACCTTGTCCTTCAGAACGATGCTGTTGCCGGACTTTGTCTCCAGCACCATCTTCACTTCGCGGGCCTTGTCAAGCGTCATGGACTTTTCGCCGTGATAGAAGTCGCCCTCTTCCATGTGCGACACATGGGTTTGCGACCACTGCTTCCACTCACCCATGGAATGGGGGTGCTTCTTGGCGTAGTTCTTGACCGCGGCAGGCGCGCGGCGATCCGAGTTGCCTTCACGCAGCACGGGGTTCACGGCAGAGCCGATGCACTTGTTGTAGCGTGCCTTGATGTCCTTTTCGGCATCGGTCGTGGCGGTTTCAGGATAGTCGGGGATGGCGTAGCCCTTGCCCTGCAATTCCTTGATCGCTTCTTGCAGCTGGCCCACAGATGCGGAGATATTGGGCAGCTTGATGATATTGGCTTGAGGCGTGAGCGTCAGCTTGCCCAGTTCAGCCAGGTTGTTCGGAGCGCGTTGGG
Protein-coding sequences here:
- the zigA gene encoding zinc metallochaperone GTPase ZigA produces the protein MMHTEAQVPPPHARLPVTVLSGFLGAGKTTLLNHILHNREGRRVAVIVNDMSEVNIDAALVRDGGAGLSRTEERLVEMSNGCICCTLREDLLLEVDRLAREGRFDQLVIESTGISEPLPVAETFTFAGEDGRSLGDVARLDTMVTVVDAFNFLHDYGSRDSLRSRGESLGEEDARTVVDLLIEQVEFCDVIVLNKIDLVSEDDCARLMAILRGLNPRARMEIASFGRLPLDRVLDTGLFDFEAASRAPGWLQELRGMHRPESEEYGIRSFVYRARRPFHPQRFFDLVESEWPGVVRSKGFFWLASHPALAGSWSQAGAVARHGPAGHWWAAVEAERWPRDSETVERILEKWVDGVGDARQELVLIGMDMDEAVLRGRLDACLLTDGEMARGPQAWTQWHNPFPGWN
- a CDS encoding Fur family transcriptional regulator, whose amino-acid sequence is MPLTAHQQRVLDTLQQAAAPLSAYALLDQLRSQGLSAPTQVYRALDKLAERGLVHRLESMNAYVCCAHPPGCDHGMTAFAICDGCGHVDEFIDEQLGHCLDHWARNNRFALGHSNIELHGKCTACAPARA
- a CDS encoding MarR family winged helix-turn-helix transcriptional regulator, translating into MPQTKVDRLTSTTLAVFRLNGLLIHWGDRFSESQGLTSARWQMLGALALADQALSAPQIGDRMGVTRQAAQRQLNLLLDEGMVEALANPQHKRSPLYALTPQGCKAYDALDQRWQAHVKQLSRHFEEADLVTTLNVLQSLAAAHATPQEPSDAT
- a CDS encoding NADP-dependent isocitrate dehydrogenase → MSTQQPTIIYTLTDEAPRLATSAFLPVIRAFAAPAGINVETSDISLAGRILGEFPDFLTEAQRAPNNLAELGKLTLTPQANIIKLPNISASVGQLQEAIKELQGKGYAIPDYPETATTDAEKDIKARYNKCIGSAVNPVLREGNSDRRAPAAVKNYAKKHPHSMGEWKQWSQTHVSHMEEGDFYHGEKSMTLDKAREVKMVLETKSGNSIVLKDKVKLQAAEVIDSMFMSKKALCAFYEKEIEDCRESGILFSLHVKATMMKVSHPIVFGHCVKIFYKEAFEKHGKLFDQLGVNVNNGMANLYEKIETLPASQREEIIRDLHKCQEHRPRLAMVDSAKGITNFHSPNDVIVDASMPAMIRVGGKMWAADGKPYDCKAVMPESTFARIYQEVINFCKWHGNFDPKTMGTVPNVGLMAQKAEEYGSHDKTFEIVEDGVANIVDIATGEVLLSQNVEAGDIWRMCQVKDAPIRDWVKLAVTRARNSGMPAVFWLDPYRPHEAELIKKVQTYLKEYDTNGLEIHILSQVRAMRYTLERVARGLDTISVTGNILRDYLTDLFPILELGTSAKMLSIVPLMAGGGMYETGAGGSAPKHVQQLVEENHLRWDSLGEFLALAVSFEDLGIKENNARAKLLAKTLDEATGKLLDEDKSPSRRTGELDNRGSQFYIALYWAQALAAQTEDAALAAKFAPLAKSLAENEAKIVAEMKEVQGKAADIGGYYMPDVAKLDAVMRPSATFNAAIDALV